The sequence below is a genomic window from Thioclava nitratireducens.
AGCCACTGCCCGGAGAAATAGCCCGACATCCGCCGCGGCATTCCCATCAGCCCCAGTACGTAGAGCGGGAAGAACGCCCCCATGAAGCCGAGTATCCAGCACCACGCGGCGCGGTAGCCCCATTTCTCGTCGAGCCGGAACCCGAAGGCCTTGGGAAACCACATCGTGTAGCCCGCGATCATCCCGTAAAGCAGTCCGGGGATCAGCATGTTGTGGAAATGCGCCACGAGGAACAGCGTGTTGTGAACCTGGTAGTCGACCGACGGGTTCGCCAGAATGATGCCCGACAGCCCGCCGATGGTGAACAGGAACAGGAAGGCGATGGCGTAGAGCATCGGCACCGAGATGCGCACCCGCCCGCGAAACATCGTCAGCATCCAGTCGTAGATCTTGACCCCTGTGGGCACCCCGATCGTCATCGTGGCAATGCCGAAGGCGGCATTCAGATTGGCGCTCTGGCCCATCGTGAAGAAATGGTGGACCCAAACGGTGAAGCTCAGCACCGCGATTGCCATCGTCGCGATTACCAGTGCGGTGTAGCCGTAGAGCGTCTTGCCCGAGAAGGTCGAGAATACCTCCGACCAGACGCCGAACGCGGGCAGGATGAGGATATAGACCTCCGGATGGCCGAACAGCCAGAACAGGTTGGCGTAGTTCATCATGTTGCCGCCACCCCCATTGGTGAAGAAGTGGAAGCCCATGTAGCGATCCAGCGCGAGCAGCGCCGTCGCGATGGTCAGCGGCGGCATCGCGAAGATCATCAGGATCGAGGTGCAGAGCGACGTCCAGGTGAACAGCGGCATCCGCATAAGCTTCATTCCGGGGCAGCGCTTCTTGTAGATCGTCACGGCGAAATTCAGCCCCGTGAAAGTCGACCCGATCGACGACAGCGTCACCGCCCAGATCCAGTAATCCGGCCCCGCGCCGGGGTTGTAGGCGGCTTCCGTATAGGGCGGGTAACCGGACCAGCCGCCGGTCGAGAAGGGCTCCAGCACCAGCGAGATCATCAGGATCAGGCCGCCCGCGATCGTCAGCATCAGCGAGACCGAGTTCAGCACCGGGAAGGCCACATCGCGCGCGCCGATCTGCAACGGCATCACGAAATTGATCATGCCGGTCAGGAAGGGCATCGCCA
It includes:
- a CDS encoding cbb3-type cytochrome c oxidase subunit I gives rise to the protein MNTWSSIWGFPFGRLTLDALPVTDIVRADGRTELLSGITGTAAAGMAVLGFVVVVILITVKGWWRPLWSEWLTSVDHKKIGIMYIVFSFVMLARALAEAFVMRSQQVVGHDGGGIVMPDHFAQLFTTHGTIMIFFMAMPFLTGMINFVMPLQIGARDVAFPVLNSVSLMLTIAGGLILMISLVLEPFSTGGWSGYPPYTEAAYNPGAGPDYWIWAVTLSSIGSTFTGLNFAVTIYKKRCPGMKLMRMPLFTWTSLCTSILMIFAMPPLTIATALLALDRYMGFHFFTNGGGGNMMNYANLFWLFGHPEVYILILPAFGVWSEVFSTFSGKTLYGYTALVIATMAIAVLSFTVWVHHFFTMGQSANLNAAFGIATMTIGVPTGVKIYDWMLTMFRGRVRISVPMLYAIAFLFLFTIGGLSGIILANPSVDYQVHNTLFLVAHFHNMLIPGLLYGMIAGYTMWFPKAFGFRLDEKWGYRAAWCWILGFMGAFFPLYVLGLMGMPRRMSGYFSGQWLPWTIIALGGAVLILAGFLALIVQLWVSVRDRKRLAVPVGDPWDGRSLEWGIPAPAPEWNFPSLPRVEGRDAFATLKASGHDLGPPEDGFEDIWLPKNAAFGPVIGALGTALAFTLTWYMWWAVLPLAALVPLVIIAQGFRRDTEKRVPAEEVRKEWRAFRELAARTPRVPRTSEYTRDNRGHAIPMSQEATR